In a single window of the Zea mays cultivar B73 chromosome 5, Zm-B73-REFERENCE-NAM-5.0, whole genome shotgun sequence genome:
- the LOC100285253 gene encoding Probable protein phosphatase 2C 71 — MAELPLAAGLMDLRNCKLSPKPAPPLPLPALRRMHTSATATTAPSPRHAVPELHSTTELADGSIVFRFGHPKSKALEPEPASVKTSPYSRVAPASGAVPGSQMEPEIDSEHGLDGVRIGTTAGVEKPSPNAAAEAWPTPPPPDAGAVTGATSAALEEAPEQEAGSNAAVEEVDTRPSSAESLVPSRSEDGPKGDGVAVEAGMPTSGAAMDTIETALEGRGASEDDSAVDVSGGLDEAATSGLEDSEAASEGSTAQDFYTDVETESSGSSSDEQRAEFGFSLPPPEQVSNKADWKNDTSEVKSSDRMIPIAQRTRVLSSGAAILPHPSKVATGGEDAYFIAANGWFGVADGVGQWSFEGINAGLYARELMDGCKKFVTENQGDPDLRPEQILSKAVDEACSPGSCTVLVAHFDGQALQASNIGDSGFIVIRNGEVFKKSKPTLYGFNFPLQIQKGDDPSKFVQNYAIDLEDGDAIVTATDGLFDNVYEHEIAGIVSKSLQADLEPAEIAEHLAVKAQEVGRSGAGRSPFSDAALSAGYLGYSGGKLDDIAVVVSIVRTEIQEDRLR; from the exons ATGGCAGAGTTGCCTTTGGCAGCGGGGCTGATGGACCTTCGCAACTGCAAGCTCTCTCCGAAGCCAGCGCCGCCCTTGCCACTCCCCGCGCTCCGCCGCATGCACACAAGCGCCACGGCTACGACGGCCCCGTCCCCGCGCCATGCGGTCCCCGAACTCCACTCCACTACCG AGCTGGCGGACGGGAGCATCGTCTTCCGTTTCGGCCATCCTAAGTCCAAGGCGCTGGAGCCGGAGCCGGCGAGCGTAAAGACCAGCCCTTACTCCAGAGTTGCCCCTGCCTCGGGCGCTGTGCCCGGCAGCCAGATGGAGCCGGAGATTGACTCTGAACATGGATTAGACGGCGTGCGAATAGGCACCACGGCTGGGGTTGAGAAGCCGAGCCCGAATGCCGCAGCCGAGGCCTGGCCGACACCTCCACCTCCTGACGCCGGCGCGGTAACCGGTGCCACTTCCGCTGCGCTAGAGGAGGCGCCGGAGCAGGAGGCGGGTTCCAATGCTGCCGTTGAGGAGGTGGACACCAGGCCATCATCCGCAGAGTCTCTTGTCCCGTCGAGATCAGAGGATGGGCCAAAGGGCGACGGCGTCGCTGTTGAGGCTGGCATGCCGACCAGTGGTGCTGCCATGGATACGATTGAGACTGCTTTGGAGGGGCGCGGGGCAAGCGAGGATGACTCAGCAGTTGATGTGAGTGGTGGCTTGGATGAGGCGGCGACTTCCGGTTTGGAGGACTCCGAAGCCGCATCGGAAGGCTCCACTGCACAGGATTTCTACACCGACGTTGAAACGGAGTCCAGCGGCTCCAGCAGCGACGAGCAGAGAGCTGAGTTCGGCTTTTCCTTACCACCACCG GAACAAGTTAGCAACAAGGCGGATTGGAAAAATGACACTTCAGAGGTGAAGAGTTCTGATAG GATGATTCCAATAGCTCAACGGACACGTGTGTTATCGTCAGGTGCTGCAATATTGCCTCATCCGTCAAAG GTAGCAACAGGTGGAGAAGATGCATATTTCATTGCAGCCAATGGCTGGTTTGGTGTAGCAGATGGAGTTGGCCAGTGGTCATTTGAAG GAATCAACGCAGGGCTTTATGCAAGAGAACTAATGGATGGCTGCAAAAAGTTCGTTACCGAGAATCAAGGGGATCCAGATCTTAGACCAGagcagatcctttccaaagcagtaGATGAAGCATGTTCACCTGGTTCTTGCACTGTATTAGTTGCTCATTTTGATGGCCAG GCCCTTCAAGCATCAAATATTGGGGACTCTGGGTTTATAGTGATAAGAAATGGAGAAGTGTTCAAAAAGTCTAAACCTACGCTTTATGGTTTCAATTTCCcactacaaattcagaagggagatgaCCCCTCAAAGTTTGTACAG AATTATGCTATTGATCTAGAGGACGGCGATGCAATTGTGACAGCAACCGATGGCCTTTTTGATAATGTATACGAGCATGAAATAGCTGGAATTGTCTCCAAATCGTTACAGGCAGATCTAGAACCAGCG GAGATTGCGGAACACTTGGCTGTGAAGGCCCAGGAAGTAGGGAGGTCTGGGGCTGGGAGAAGCCCATTTTCAGATGCTGCTCTCTCGGCTGGGTACCTTGGCTACAGTGGGGGCAAACTGGATGACATAGCCGTCGTTGTATCAATTGTCCGGACTGAAATTCAAGAGGATAGGCTAAGATGA